From the genome of Capsicum annuum cultivar UCD-10X-F1 chromosome 4, UCD10Xv1.1, whole genome shotgun sequence:
tagcATCTTtgataactaattttttttcttctgtaAATTTTAATAATCGTTAGTGGAGCGTAGATCTGGCCAGTTTGGTTATCCgtgaaaattaaattaatgacTTTTTTGGTTCATGACATCAAATAAACGTATCTAAGGACCACTTTGCCCATAGGAAAATGAAAAACCCAACTGACAGCGTCATTATGATGTTTGATTACTCTCATTTCCAATATTGTGTCTTATATTTAAGGGATATTTTTTTGATATGAAAACTATGTCCTCACTTCTTCTTTTCAGCTAAGTAGGTTGGCAAAATGTCCGGGCAAAGTCAGCGTTTGAATGTTGTTCCCACAGTTACGATGCTTGGAGTTATTAAAGCTCGCCTTGTTGGAGCAACAAGAGGCCATGCTTTACTGAAAAAGAAAAGTGATGCTTTGACTGTGCAGTTCCGTCAGATTTTAAAGAAAATAGTATCAACAAAGGAATCAATGGGAGATGTCATGAAAAATTCCTCCTTTGCTCTGACAGAGGCAAAATATTCTGCTGGTGAGAACATCAAGCACGTTGTCCttgaaaatgtccagaatgcaACTCTTAAAGTTCGATCTCGACAGGAAAATATTGCTGGGGTGAAGCTCCCCAAATTTGAGCATTTCTCTGAAGGAGAGACCAAGAATGACCTGACTGGATTAGCTAGAGGGGGGCAACAGGTACAAGCCTGCCGTGCTGCTTATGTGAAATCTATTGAATTGCTTGTTGAGCTTGCGTCGCTGCAAACATCATTCTTGACTCTCGATGAGGCAATCAAAACCACAAATCGGAGGGTCAACGCCTTGGAGAATGTTGTGAAGCCTCGGTTGGAGAATACAGTTACTTACATCAAGGGGGAACTTGATGAATTGGAAAGGGAAGACTTTTTCCGTCTGAAGAAGATACAAGGTTAC
Proteins encoded in this window:
- the LOC107867812 gene encoding V-type proton ATPase subunit D — encoded protein: MSGQSQRLNVVPTVTMLGVIKARLVGATRGHALLKKKSDALTVQFRQILKKIVSTKESMGDVMKNSSFALTEAKYSAGENIKHVVLENVQNATLKVRSRQENIAGVKLPKFEHFSEGETKNDLTGLARGGQQVQACRAAYVKSIELLVELASLQTSFLTLDEAIKTTNRRVNALENVVKPRLENTVTYIKGELDELEREDFFRLKKIQGYKKREVEKQAAAARLYVEEKAAEEISLKRGITLRSAHNLLSHSSQRDEDIIF